One window of the Ramlibacter henchirensis genome contains the following:
- a CDS encoding electron transfer flavoprotein subunit alpha/FixB family protein, translating to MTALVIAEHDNAHIRGATLNTVTAAAACGGDVHVLVAGHNAAEAAKQAAQIAGVSKVLHAEGEHFAHGLAENMAAQVLAIATNYSHILFPATASGKNIAPRVAAKLDVAQISDISKVDSPDTFERPIYAGNAIAIVQSADKVKVITVRTTGFDPAAGTGGSAAVETVTAVGDSGKSSFVGQEIAKSDRPELTAAKVIVSGGRALGSAEKFNEVMTPLADKLGAALGASRAAVDAGYAPNDWQVGQTGKIVAPQLYVACGISGAIQHLAGMKDSKVIVAINKDPEAPIFSVADYGLEADLFTAVPELVKAL from the coding sequence ATGACGGCTCTGGTAATCGCCGAACACGACAACGCGCACATCAGGGGCGCGACGCTCAACACCGTCACCGCGGCCGCGGCCTGCGGCGGCGACGTCCACGTGCTGGTGGCGGGCCACAACGCCGCCGAAGCGGCCAAACAGGCTGCGCAGATCGCCGGCGTCAGCAAGGTGCTGCACGCCGAGGGCGAGCACTTCGCCCACGGCCTGGCCGAGAACATGGCCGCCCAGGTGCTGGCCATCGCCACGAACTACAGCCACATCCTGTTCCCCGCCACCGCCAGCGGCAAGAACATCGCCCCGCGTGTCGCCGCCAAGCTGGACGTCGCGCAGATCAGCGACATCAGCAAGGTCGACAGCCCCGACACCTTCGAGCGCCCCATCTACGCCGGCAACGCCATCGCCATCGTGCAGAGCGCGGACAAGGTGAAGGTGATCACGGTCCGCACCACCGGCTTCGATCCCGCGGCAGGCACCGGCGGCAGCGCGGCGGTCGAGACCGTCACGGCCGTCGGCGACAGCGGCAAGAGCAGCTTCGTCGGCCAGGAGATCGCCAAGAGCGACCGCCCCGAGCTCACCGCCGCGAAGGTGATCGTCTCGGGCGGCCGCGCGCTGGGTTCGGCGGAGAAGTTCAACGAGGTGATGACGCCGCTGGCCGACAAGCTGGGCGCCGCGCTCGGCGCCAGCCGCGCCGCCGTCGATGCGGGCTACGCCCCCAACGACTGGCAGGTGGGCCAGACCGGCAAGATCGTCGCGCCGCAGCTGTATGTCGCCTGCGGCATCTCGGGCGCCATCCAGCACCTGGCGGGCATGAAGGACTCCAAGGTGATCGTCGCGATCAACAAGGATCCCGAGGCGCCGATCTTCAGCGTCGCCGACTACGGGCTCGAGGCGGACCTGTTCACGGCGGTGCCGGAGCTCGTCAAAGCTCTGTAA
- a CDS encoding TRAP transporter large permease: protein MTEALLGFAAIFALAIIRVPLAFAMGLVGFIGMGVTRGWQPALASASQVVYETGFAYTLSVIPLFILMGNFVARAGLAHELFQAAYAFIGHVRGGLAHATVAACAGFGAICGSSIATAATMSRVAYPSMRKLGYSDELSTGVMAAGGTLGIMIPPSTIMVIYGIITQTNIGKLFAAGILPGLLTALLLMGAIAFITSRDPEHAPPGERATWSQRWSALRGIWGVAVLVVVVLGGIYGGFFTATEGAGFGAFGAFLFALLRGRLTWAVLFQVLVESARTTAMLFTLLIAATIFANFVNFTTLPGDLKDWITQMGLSPTMVVVSMMAIYVVLGTVMEELTMVLLTIPLFFPIVTSLGFDPVWFGVLIVMIVQIGLISPPVGMNLFVLNSLLPSVGLGSIFRGCWPFVLVMVVMLGVLIAFPQISLWLPSFVR, encoded by the coding sequence GTGACGGAAGCGCTGCTCGGCTTCGCCGCCATCTTCGCGCTGGCGATCATCCGGGTGCCGCTGGCGTTCGCGATGGGCCTGGTCGGCTTCATCGGCATGGGCGTCACGCGTGGCTGGCAGCCGGCCCTGGCCAGCGCGTCCCAGGTCGTCTACGAGACGGGTTTCGCCTACACGCTCTCGGTGATCCCGCTCTTCATCCTGATGGGCAACTTCGTGGCGCGCGCGGGCCTGGCGCACGAGCTGTTCCAGGCCGCCTACGCCTTCATCGGCCACGTGCGCGGGGGGCTGGCGCATGCCACCGTGGCGGCCTGCGCCGGTTTCGGCGCGATCTGCGGCTCTTCCATCGCGACGGCGGCCACCATGAGCCGCGTCGCCTATCCGTCGATGCGCAAGCTGGGCTACAGCGACGAGCTGTCCACCGGCGTCATGGCGGCGGGCGGCACGCTGGGCATCATGATCCCGCCGTCGACCATCATGGTGATCTACGGGATCATCACGCAGACCAACATCGGCAAGCTGTTCGCGGCCGGCATCCTGCCCGGCCTCCTCACCGCGCTGCTGCTGATGGGCGCGATCGCCTTCATCACCTCGCGCGACCCCGAGCACGCGCCCCCGGGAGAGCGCGCGACCTGGTCGCAACGCTGGAGCGCGCTGCGCGGCATCTGGGGCGTCGCGGTGCTGGTGGTGGTGGTGCTCGGCGGCATCTACGGCGGCTTCTTCACGGCCACCGAGGGTGCCGGCTTCGGCGCGTTCGGCGCCTTCCTCTTCGCGCTGCTGCGCGGCCGCCTCACCTGGGCGGTGTTGTTCCAGGTGCTGGTGGAGTCGGCCCGCACCACGGCGATGCTCTTCACGCTGCTGATCGCCGCGACCATCTTCGCCAACTTCGTGAACTTCACGACGCTGCCGGGGGACCTGAAGGACTGGATCACGCAGATGGGCCTGTCGCCCACCATGGTGGTGGTCTCGATGATGGCGATCTACGTGGTGCTGGGCACGGTGATGGAGGAGCTGACGATGGTGCTGCTGACCATCCCGCTGTTCTTCCCCATCGTCACCAGCCTCGGCTTCGATCCGGTCTGGTTCGGCGTGCTGATCGTGATGATCGTCCAGATCGGGCTCATCTCGCCCCCGGTGGGCATGAACCTGTTCGTCCTGAACTCGCTCCTGCCCAGCGTCGGGCTGGGCAGCATCTTCCGGGGGTGCTGGCCGTTCGTGCTCGTGATGGTGGTGATGCTGGGCGTGCTGATCGCCTTCCCGCAGATCAGCTTATGGCTTCCTTCGTTCGTTCGGTGA
- a CDS encoding TRAP transporter substrate-binding protein: MKRILFPAAALATAFACAPAAAQTVLTLSTWVPPTHALSMAQVEWCELVAKNANGKIRCNVLPRAVAAPPGTLDAVRNGLADVSFTVHGYTPGRFVVTQLAEFPFLGDSAEVMSVAFNKVASRHPAFADEHKGIKVLAYFTHGPGIVFNTKRPVTRMEDLQGLKWRVGGGMVNEIAKTLDMNVTLKPAPESYELLTGGVMDGTLFPAESIESFRIDKVIKHATTFPGGLYNTSFVFMMNQDKYNKLSADEKKAVDAASGEVAARIIGRHWDKVDRRAFGLMQANNVQVVKADAKFVADIKKRTSALEEKWAKDAQAKGLKDPAKVLAEFRSEIEKASK; this comes from the coding sequence ATGAAACGCATCCTGTTCCCGGCCGCCGCCCTCGCCACCGCCTTCGCTTGCGCGCCCGCGGCCGCGCAGACCGTGCTCACGCTCTCCACCTGGGTGCCGCCCACGCATGCGCTGAGCATGGCGCAGGTGGAATGGTGCGAGCTGGTCGCCAAGAACGCCAACGGAAAGATCCGCTGCAACGTGCTGCCGCGCGCCGTCGCCGCGCCGCCCGGCACGCTGGACGCGGTGCGCAACGGCCTGGCCGACGTGTCCTTCACCGTGCACGGCTACACACCGGGCCGGTTCGTCGTGACCCAGTTGGCCGAGTTCCCCTTCCTGGGCGATTCGGCCGAGGTGATGTCGGTGGCGTTCAACAAGGTCGCTTCCAGGCACCCCGCCTTCGCCGACGAGCACAAGGGCATCAAGGTCCTGGCCTACTTCACCCACGGCCCCGGCATCGTGTTCAACACCAAGCGGCCGGTGACCAGGATGGAGGACCTGCAAGGCCTGAAGTGGCGCGTGGGCGGCGGCATGGTCAACGAGATCGCCAAGACGCTGGACATGAACGTCACGCTCAAGCCCGCGCCGGAGTCCTACGAGCTGCTCACCGGCGGCGTGATGGACGGCACGCTGTTCCCCGCCGAGTCGATCGAGTCGTTCCGCATCGACAAGGTGATCAAGCACGCCACCACCTTCCCGGGCGGCCTGTACAACACCAGCTTCGTCTTCATGATGAACCAGGACAAGTACAACAAGCTGTCGGCCGACGAGAAGAAGGCGGTCGACGCCGCTTCCGGCGAGGTGGCAGCGCGCATCATCGGCCGCCACTGGGACAAGGTGGACCGCCGCGCCTTCGGCCTGATGCAGGCCAACAACGTGCAGGTCGTCAAGGCGGATGCCAAGTTCGTCGCCGACATCAAGAAGCGCACTTCGGCGCTCGAGGAGAAGTGGGCCAAGGACGCGCAGGCCAAGGGCCTGAAGGACCCCGCCAAGGTGCTGGCCGAGTTCCGCTCCGAGATCGAGAAGGCGTCCAAGTAA
- a CDS encoding AAA family ATPase, producing the protein MEAQQKLKALLDQLNTVIVGKRDQVRDCVACLLAGGHLLIEDVPGVGKTTLAHALARSFGLHFSRVQFTSDLMPSDLSGVSIYERGKEAFVFHPGPIFAQVLLADEINRASPKTQSALLEAMEEKQVTIEGETRALPAPFFVIATQNPHDQLGTFALPESQLDRFLMRISLGYPDRSAERQLLAGADRRDMVTGMRSSLTPIDLDWLQRQVLAVHTADPLLNYVQDLIAATRSGRWFLQGLSPRAGIALVRAAKAQALISGRDYVAPDDVQAILPQTIAHRLVPVGDAGRGPVEQVRAMLDAVPLP; encoded by the coding sequence ATGGAAGCACAACAAAAGCTCAAGGCGCTGCTGGACCAGCTTAACACGGTGATTGTCGGCAAGCGCGACCAGGTGCGCGACTGCGTGGCCTGCCTGTTGGCGGGCGGCCACCTGCTGATCGAGGACGTGCCCGGTGTCGGCAAGACCACCCTCGCCCACGCGCTGGCGCGCTCGTTCGGGCTGCATTTCTCGCGCGTGCAGTTCACCTCCGACCTGATGCCCAGCGACCTGTCGGGCGTGTCGATCTACGAAAGGGGCAAGGAAGCCTTCGTGTTCCACCCCGGCCCCATCTTCGCCCAGGTGCTGCTCGCGGACGAGATCAACCGCGCCAGTCCCAAGACGCAAAGCGCGCTGCTCGAGGCGATGGAAGAAAAGCAGGTGACGATCGAAGGCGAGACGCGCGCGCTGCCGGCGCCCTTCTTCGTCATCGCCACGCAGAACCCGCACGACCAGCTGGGCACCTTTGCGCTGCCGGAATCGCAGCTGGACCGCTTCCTGATGCGCATCTCGCTCGGCTACCCGGACCGCTCGGCCGAGCGGCAGCTGCTGGCGGGCGCCGACCGTCGCGACATGGTCACCGGCATGAGGAGCTCGCTCACGCCGATCGACCTGGACTGGCTTCAGCGCCAAGTGCTGGCGGTGCACACGGCCGATCCGCTGCTCAATTACGTGCAGGACCTCATCGCCGCGACGCGTTCCGGCCGCTGGTTCCTGCAGGGCCTGTCGCCCCGCGCGGGCATCGCGCTGGTGCGCGCGGCCAAGGCGCAGGCGCTGATCAGCGGTCGCGACTACGTGGCGCCCGACGACGTGCAGGCCATCCTGCCCCAGACCATCGCGCACCGCCTGGTGCCGGTCGGCGACGCGGGCCGGGGCCCGGTCGAACAGGTCCGGGCGATGCTGGACGCGGTGCCCTTGCCGTAA
- a CDS encoding enoyl-CoA hydratase — protein MSESTEPVLHSRDARGVVTLTMNRPGNFNALSEEMLAALQSALDRVADDASARVVVIAAAGKAFCPGHNLKEMIARPELAYYQQLFSQCSRMMLTIQKLPLPVIARVQGIATAAGCQLVAQCDLAVASTEAKFAVSGVNFGLFCSTPSVPLLRNMAPKQAMEMLVTGDFIDAEQARQRGLVNRVAPPERLDEEIESLVASILAKPRQALAMGKELFYRQRELGIEAAYQLASQTMAVNMMEGCAQEGVTAFTEKRKPKWN, from the coding sequence ATGAGCGAATCGACCGAACCCGTCCTCCACAGCCGCGACGCGCGCGGCGTGGTCACGCTGACGATGAACCGGCCCGGCAACTTCAATGCGCTGAGCGAGGAGATGCTCGCCGCGCTGCAGTCGGCGCTGGACCGGGTGGCCGACGATGCGTCGGCGCGGGTGGTGGTCATCGCGGCGGCCGGCAAGGCCTTCTGCCCCGGCCACAACCTCAAGGAAATGATCGCCCGGCCCGAGCTGGCCTACTACCAGCAGCTGTTCTCCCAATGCAGCCGGATGATGCTGACGATCCAGAAGCTGCCGCTGCCCGTGATCGCCCGCGTGCAGGGCATCGCCACCGCGGCGGGCTGCCAGCTCGTCGCCCAATGCGATCTGGCGGTGGCGTCCACCGAAGCGAAGTTCGCGGTCAGCGGCGTCAACTTCGGCCTGTTCTGCTCCACGCCCAGCGTGCCGCTGCTGCGCAACATGGCGCCCAAGCAGGCGATGGAGATGCTGGTCACCGGCGACTTCATCGATGCCGAGCAGGCGCGCCAGCGCGGGCTGGTGAACCGCGTCGCCCCGCCGGAGCGGCTGGACGAGGAGATCGAATCCCTGGTCGCCAGCATCCTGGCCAAGCCGCGACAGGCGCTGGCCATGGGCAAGGAACTGTTCTACCGCCAGCGCGAGCTGGGCATCGAGGCGGCCTACCAGCTCGCCTCGCAGACCATGGCGGTGAACATGATGGAGGGCTGTGCGCAAGAGGGCGTGACCGCGTTCACGGAGAAGCGCAAGCCGAAGTGGAATTGA
- a CDS encoding TRAP transporter small permease, whose amino-acid sequence MKRTLELLCGLLSGGALFAIMALTFFDVLGRKFLSNSIPGSLEITELLMVVVIFGALPLVSERGEHVEFDSLDPYLPWGVRRVQAFVVHLLCGAVLLALGWLMWRTGSQFLETGETTAQLLILKAPFIYGMAVLCAATGIVHLFMMGKVPSERAEGEGVAL is encoded by the coding sequence ATGAAAAGAACCCTCGAGCTGCTGTGCGGGCTGCTGTCCGGCGGCGCGCTGTTCGCGATCATGGCCCTCACGTTCTTCGACGTGCTGGGCCGCAAGTTCCTCTCCAATTCCATCCCCGGCTCTCTGGAGATCACCGAACTGCTGATGGTGGTGGTGATCTTCGGGGCACTGCCGCTGGTGTCCGAGCGCGGCGAGCACGTCGAATTCGATTCGCTCGACCCGTACCTGCCCTGGGGAGTGCGCCGCGTGCAGGCGTTCGTCGTGCACCTGCTGTGCGGGGCCGTGCTGCTGGCCCTGGGCTGGCTGATGTGGCGCACCGGCAGCCAGTTCCTCGAGACGGGCGAGACCACCGCGCAGCTGCTGATCCTGAAGGCGCCCTTCATCTACGGCATGGCCGTGCTGTGCGCGGCCACGGGCATCGTGCACCTGTTCATGATGGGCAAGGTGCCGTCCGAGCGCGCCGAAGGCGAAGGGGTCGCGCTGTGA
- a CDS encoding acyl-CoA dehydrogenase — MTYRAPVKDMLFDIRHLAGIDEIAKLPGFEEAGFDTAQAVLEECARFNEEVVAPLNVPGDRNPSSWNNGEVSTTPGFKEAYRQYIEGGWQGLQHPGPFGGQGLPKTIGAACGEMLNSANLSFALCPLLTDGAIEALLTAGSDELKATYLEKLVSGEWTGTMNLTEPQAGSDLALVRTRAEPQPDGSYKIFGTKIFITYGEHDMAGNIVHLVLARVTGAPEGVKGISLFVVPKFLVGKDGSLGARNDVHCVSIEHKLGIKASPTAVLQYGDRGGAVGYLVGQENRGLEYMFIMMNAARYAVGVQGIAIAERAYQKAVTYAKERVQSRPVDGSMNSSAPIIHHPDVKRMLMTMRAFTEGCRAMATVAAAAYDASHHHPDAQVRKQNQAFYEFMVPLVKGYSTEMSLEVTSLGVQVHGGMGFIEETGAAQYYRDAKILTIYEGTTAIQANDLVGRKTARDGGQTARAVAAQIEKTEGELARRDTVAARAVLRRLSAARKAFLDVVDFIASQTKASPNAAFAGSVPYLMLAGNLVAGWQLARSLLAAEDLAAKGEDTAFMQAKITTARFYADHILARAPGIRDSIVEGAESVTSLAIEAF; from the coding sequence GTGACGTACCGCGCCCCCGTCAAAGACATGCTCTTCGACATCCGCCACCTGGCTGGCATCGACGAGATCGCGAAGCTGCCCGGCTTCGAGGAAGCGGGCTTCGACACCGCGCAGGCGGTGCTCGAAGAATGTGCGCGGTTCAACGAGGAGGTGGTCGCGCCGCTCAACGTGCCCGGCGACAGGAACCCCTCGAGCTGGAACAACGGCGAGGTTTCGACCACGCCCGGCTTCAAGGAGGCCTACCGCCAGTACATCGAGGGCGGCTGGCAGGGCCTGCAGCACCCCGGCCCGTTCGGCGGCCAGGGGTTGCCCAAGACCATCGGCGCCGCGTGCGGCGAGATGCTGAATTCGGCGAACCTCAGCTTCGCGCTCTGTCCGCTGCTGACCGACGGTGCGATCGAAGCGCTGCTGACCGCGGGCTCCGATGAACTCAAGGCCACCTACCTCGAGAAACTGGTGAGCGGCGAGTGGACCGGCACCATGAACCTCACCGAGCCGCAGGCCGGCAGCGACCTGGCCCTGGTGCGCACCCGCGCCGAGCCGCAGCCCGACGGCAGCTACAAGATCTTCGGCACCAAGATCTTCATCACGTACGGCGAGCACGACATGGCCGGCAACATCGTGCACCTCGTGCTCGCACGCGTGACCGGCGCGCCGGAGGGCGTGAAGGGCATCAGCCTGTTCGTCGTGCCCAAGTTCCTGGTCGGCAAGGACGGTTCGCTGGGCGCGCGCAACGACGTGCACTGCGTGAGCATCGAGCACAAGCTGGGCATCAAGGCCTCGCCGACGGCGGTGCTCCAGTACGGCGACCGAGGCGGCGCCGTCGGTTACCTCGTCGGCCAGGAGAACCGCGGCCTCGAGTACATGTTCATCATGATGAACGCAGCCCGCTACGCCGTCGGTGTGCAGGGCATCGCGATCGCCGAGCGCGCGTACCAGAAGGCCGTGACGTACGCGAAGGAGCGAGTCCAGTCGCGGCCGGTGGACGGCTCGATGAACAGCAGCGCGCCCATCATCCACCACCCCGACGTCAAGCGCATGCTGATGACGATGCGCGCGTTCACCGAAGGCTGCCGCGCGATGGCCACGGTGGCCGCCGCCGCCTACGACGCCTCCCACCACCATCCCGATGCGCAGGTGCGCAAGCAGAACCAGGCCTTCTACGAGTTCATGGTGCCGCTGGTGAAGGGCTACAGCACCGAGATGAGCCTGGAGGTGACCTCGCTGGGCGTGCAGGTGCACGGCGGCATGGGCTTCATCGAGGAGACCGGCGCGGCGCAGTACTACCGCGACGCCAAGATCCTGACCATCTACGAAGGCACGACGGCCATCCAGGCGAATGACCTGGTCGGCCGCAAGACGGCGCGCGACGGCGGCCAGACCGCCCGGGCCGTCGCCGCGCAGATCGAGAAGACCGAAGGCGAGCTTGCCCGTCGCGACACGGTGGCGGCCCGCGCGGTGCTGCGGCGCCTGAGCGCTGCTCGCAAGGCTTTCCTGGACGTGGTGGACTTCATAGCCTCTCAGACGAAGGCCAGCCCGAACGCGGCCTTCGCGGGCTCCGTGCCCTACCTGATGCTGGCCGGCAACCTGGTGGCGGGCTGGCAGCTAGCGCGCTCGCTGCTCGCGGCGGAGGACCTGGCCGCCAAGGGCGAGGACACCGCCTTCATGCAGGCCAAGATCACGACCGCGCGCTTCTACGCCGACCACATCCTGGCGCGCGCGCCGGGCATCCGCGACAGCATCGTCGAAGGCGCGGAGAGCGTCACCAGCCTCGCGATCGAAGCGTTCTGA
- a CDS encoding mechanosensitive ion channel family protein — MSPLERLVQELDHPGMPAEIGILLACLAVAFGICWAAGRRRGSESVWLGRIVVDGLLFPLIALALVYASYKLMQGRQTVALLRLAIPILMSLAGIRFIARVFTVAFPTSRLARRVERSFSWVAWFVTVLWVVGVLPALRAEMDSIRFLLGKSRISLLTIVEGTLSAGLVLVAALWISAVLERQVLRQAVHDLSLRKVAANVIRAALLVVGFLFALSAVGVDLTALSVLGGALGVGIGFGLQKLAANYVSGFVILFERSLRIGDMVRVDGFEGEVLDIKTRYTLIRAANGRESIVPNEKLITERIENLSLADPKMLLTTDVAVAYDADVDQVQRLLVAAAAGTSRVLKDPAPSARLVKFGADGLEFSLLFWIADPGNGQLNVKSDVNLAVLRSLRAAGIDIPYPQRVVHLQQVTERTKEAIS, encoded by the coding sequence ATGAGTCCATTGGAAAGACTGGTCCAGGAGCTGGACCACCCGGGCATGCCCGCGGAAATCGGCATCCTGCTGGCCTGTCTGGCCGTCGCGTTCGGCATCTGCTGGGCCGCGGGGCGGCGCAGGGGCTCCGAGTCGGTCTGGCTCGGCCGCATCGTCGTCGACGGCCTGCTGTTCCCGCTGATCGCCCTGGCGCTCGTCTACGCGTCGTACAAGCTGATGCAGGGCCGCCAGACGGTCGCCCTGCTGCGGCTGGCGATTCCCATCCTGATGTCGCTGGCCGGCATCCGGTTCATCGCGCGCGTGTTCACCGTGGCCTTCCCCACGTCGCGGCTGGCCCGGCGGGTCGAGCGTTCGTTCTCCTGGGTCGCGTGGTTCGTGACGGTGCTGTGGGTGGTCGGCGTGCTGCCGGCCCTGCGCGCCGAGATGGACAGCATCCGGTTCCTGCTGGGCAAGTCGCGCATCAGCCTGCTGACCATCGTGGAAGGCACGCTCTCGGCGGGCCTCGTGCTCGTGGCCGCGCTGTGGATCTCGGCCGTGCTGGAACGCCAGGTGCTGCGGCAGGCCGTGCACGACCTGTCGCTGCGCAAGGTGGCGGCCAACGTCATCCGCGCGGCGCTGCTGGTGGTCGGCTTCCTGTTCGCGCTGTCTGCCGTGGGCGTGGACCTCACGGCCTTGTCGGTGCTCGGGGGCGCGCTGGGCGTGGGCATCGGTTTCGGCCTGCAGAAGCTGGCCGCCAACTACGTCAGCGGCTTCGTCATCCTGTTCGAGCGCAGCCTGCGCATCGGCGACATGGTGCGCGTAGACGGCTTCGAGGGCGAGGTGCTGGACATCAAGACGCGCTACACGCTGATCCGGGCCGCGAACGGCCGCGAGTCGATCGTGCCGAACGAGAAGCTGATCACCGAGCGCATCGAGAACCTCTCGCTGGCCGATCCCAAGATGCTGCTGACGACGGACGTGGCCGTGGCCTACGACGCCGACGTCGACCAGGTGCAGCGGCTCCTGGTGGCCGCCGCCGCGGGCACGAGCCGCGTGCTGAAGGATCCAGCCCCCTCGGCGCGGCTGGTGAAGTTCGGCGCCGACGGCCTGGAGTTCAGCCTGCTGTTCTGGATCGCCGACCCGGGCAACGGGCAGCTGAACGTGAAGTCGGACGTGAACCTGGCCGTGCTGCGCAGCCTGCGCGCGGCGGGGATCGACATCCCCTATCCGCAGCGGGTGGTGCACCTGCAGCAGGTCACCGAACGAACGAAGGAAGCCATAAGCTGA
- a CDS encoding electron transfer flavoprotein subunit beta/FixA family protein, with product MKVLVPVKRVVDYNVKVRVKSDNTGVDIANVKMSMNPFDEIAVEEAVRLKEKGVATEVIAVSCGVQQCQETLRTAMAIGADRAILVQTDEELQPLAVAKLLKALVDKEQPGLVILGKQAIDDDANQTGQMLAALADLPQATFASKVEVEGGKAKVTREVDGGLETISITLPAVVTTDLRLNEPRYVTLPNIMKAKKKQLDIVKPEDLGVDVKPRLKTLKVTEPPKRSAGVKVPDVATLVQKLKTEAKVI from the coding sequence ATGAAGGTTCTCGTCCCGGTCAAGCGGGTGGTGGACTACAACGTGAAGGTCCGCGTGAAGTCGGACAACACGGGCGTGGACATCGCCAACGTCAAGATGAGCATGAACCCGTTCGACGAGATCGCGGTCGAGGAGGCGGTCCGGCTCAAGGAGAAGGGGGTGGCCACCGAGGTGATCGCCGTCTCCTGCGGCGTGCAGCAGTGCCAGGAGACCCTGCGCACGGCCATGGCCATCGGCGCCGACCGCGCCATCCTGGTCCAGACCGACGAAGAGCTGCAGCCGCTGGCCGTGGCCAAGCTGCTCAAGGCGCTGGTCGACAAGGAGCAGCCCGGCCTGGTGATCCTGGGCAAGCAGGCGATCGACGACGACGCCAACCAGACCGGCCAGATGCTGGCCGCGCTGGCCGACCTGCCGCAGGCCACCTTCGCCTCCAAGGTCGAGGTCGAGGGGGGCAAGGCCAAGGTGACTCGCGAGGTCGACGGCGGCCTGGAAACCATCTCCATCACGCTGCCCGCGGTGGTCACCACCGACCTGCGCCTGAACGAGCCGCGCTACGTGACGCTGCCCAACATCATGAAGGCCAAGAAGAAGCAGCTGGACATCGTCAAGCCCGAGGACCTGGGCGTGGACGTCAAGCCGCGGCTGAAGACCCTGAAGGTCACCGAGCCGCCCAAGCGCAGCGCCGGCGTGAAGGTGCCGGACGTGGCCACGCTCGTGCAGAAACTCAAGACTGAAGCGAAGGTGATCTGA
- a CDS encoding histone deacetylase family protein encodes MSANKTGYFSHPACRKHEMGPGHPECPERLDAIDDRLLVTGVADALDRRQAPQASLADLELAHDRLHVAALRGLREELQESIAAGGPAYAAIDPDTAINSHTWDAALHAAGAALAATDAIMAGELENAFCCVRPPGHHACRNRAMGFCFFNNVAVAARYALERHRLKRVAVVDFDVHHGNGTEDILAGDPRVLMVGFFQHPFYPYSGDRPAADNMLNLPVPAYTRGMEIRELIESHWIPRLEAFKPEMVFISAGFDAHRDDDLGQLGLTEQDYAWITGRIKDIARRHARGRIVSSLEGGYNLDALGRSVEAHVRVLADL; translated from the coding sequence ATGAGTGCGAACAAGACCGGGTATTTCAGCCATCCAGCGTGTCGCAAACACGAGATGGGCCCGGGCCACCCGGAATGTCCGGAACGCCTCGACGCCATCGACGATCGCCTGCTCGTCACCGGTGTGGCCGACGCACTCGACCGCCGGCAGGCGCCGCAAGCCTCCCTCGCCGACCTCGAACTCGCGCACGACCGGCTGCATGTGGCGGCCCTGAGGGGCCTGCGCGAGGAGTTGCAGGAAAGCATCGCCGCCGGCGGGCCCGCCTACGCCGCGATCGATCCGGACACCGCGATCAACTCCCACACCTGGGACGCGGCGCTGCATGCGGCCGGCGCGGCGCTCGCCGCCACCGACGCGATCATGGCCGGCGAACTGGAGAACGCCTTCTGCTGCGTGCGGCCGCCGGGCCATCACGCCTGCCGCAACCGCGCGATGGGCTTCTGCTTCTTCAACAACGTGGCCGTGGCCGCACGCTACGCGCTGGAGCGGCATCGCCTGAAGCGGGTCGCGGTGGTCGACTTCGACGTGCACCACGGCAACGGCACCGAGGACATCCTGGCCGGCGACCCGCGCGTGCTGATGGTGGGGTTCTTCCAGCACCCTTTCTATCCGTACTCGGGCGATCGGCCCGCCGCGGACAACATGCTCAACCTGCCGGTGCCCGCGTACACGCGCGGCATGGAGATCCGCGAGCTGATCGAGTCCCACTGGATCCCGCGGCTGGAGGCTTTCAAGCCGGAGATGGTCTTCATCAGCGCGGGCTTCGACGCGCACCGCGACGACGACCTGGGCCAGCTCGGGCTGACCGAGCAGGACTACGCCTGGATCACCGGCCGCATCAAGGACATCGCCCGCCGGCATGCGCGCGGGCGCATCGTCTCGAGCCTGGAAGGCGGCTACAACCTCGACGCGCTGGGGCGCAGCGTGGAGGCGCACGTGCGCGTGCTGGCCGACCTGTGA